One region of Cystobacter ferrugineus genomic DNA includes:
- a CDS encoding Imm52 family immunity protein — MQDSYYVGAYWGPRQETALECARRAELFLHMLARCAPSFTQWYRAGRGFPREMPGHPVRADITELEKFLLQGRIRAGKKVMEDMGFRQMMWNAKKEATEIHLACGSYYAPSARPNSCLLYPTRESPLRERLLRAPVLADVLTSMATAWDPDFAMVSSTEMVRLVQKRKWEVRVGWLTYLSRRLGRLPPLPAPVRIEPVGAIGWLLHLSPEPMTSSNPEHVAFTSRVRELLDRAGLIQLPEPEPADE, encoded by the coding sequence ATGCAGGACAGCTACTACGTGGGGGCATACTGGGGCCCTCGCCAGGAGACCGCGCTGGAGTGTGCCCGGCGCGCGGAACTCTTCCTCCACATGCTGGCGCGGTGTGCTCCGTCCTTCACCCAGTGGTACCGGGCGGGCCGAGGCTTCCCCCGAGAAATGCCAGGCCATCCTGTCCGCGCGGACATCACGGAGCTGGAGAAGTTCCTGCTCCAGGGCAGGATCCGCGCGGGCAAGAAGGTCATGGAGGACATGGGCTTCCGCCAGATGATGTGGAACGCGAAGAAGGAGGCCACCGAAATCCACCTTGCTTGCGGTAGCTACTACGCCCCCTCGGCAAGACCCAACTCGTGCCTGCTCTACCCGACCCGGGAGAGCCCCCTCCGGGAGCGGCTGCTGCGCGCTCCCGTGCTCGCCGACGTGCTCACCAGCATGGCCACCGCGTGGGACCCGGACTTCGCCATGGTCAGCTCGACCGAGATGGTCCGCCTCGTCCAGAAGCGCAAATGGGAGGTGCGCGTGGGCTGGTTGACCTACCTGTCGCGCCGGCTGGGCCGGCTGCCACCCCTTCCCGCCCCCGTGCGCATCGAGCCGGTGGGGGCCATCGGCTGGCTCCTCCACCTCTCCCCCGAGCCCATGACCTCGAGCAACCCGGAGCATGTGGCCTTCACCAGCCGCGTGCGCGAACTGCTCGACCGCGCGGGCCTCATCCAGCTTCCGGAGCCCGAGCCCGCCGACGAGTGA
- a CDS encoding type VI immunity family protein yields MRELVRIVFFVPHDHFDIAAGVSHALDCYSRAVEGHPSALFEYTCGYWEPSRLGDRGWELIRDALNPKDRRYFDDYDEDEAFHPEKAGAEPSFGIHGERDSGFSFTYHARLPWRETPPGSVSVLRATLPTEFLEERGAGFVRELAVDMASRLPFASGHVGLALDVAFSCLERLDILRPLIFRHPGFDIRDAGVRDNLGARVDGVHWMNFIGPLVLGELGGTAGLRAKLQSPATTVRELEGERVLVTLGPEPEAGDLAQGQPLPAYRELARVLEPWLELFPWGFLRRQGRERDEEELRRWWRRFLD; encoded by the coding sequence GTGCGGGAACTCGTGCGCATCGTCTTCTTCGTGCCCCACGACCACTTCGACATCGCGGCGGGGGTGTCTCATGCCCTCGACTGCTACTCGCGCGCCGTGGAGGGCCATCCGAGCGCGTTGTTCGAATACACCTGCGGCTACTGGGAGCCGTCCAGGCTCGGCGACAGAGGCTGGGAACTCATCCGAGACGCCCTGAACCCGAAGGACCGCAGGTACTTCGACGACTACGATGAGGACGAGGCCTTCCATCCAGAGAAGGCGGGGGCGGAGCCTTCCTTCGGTATCCACGGTGAGCGGGACAGTGGTTTCTCCTTCACCTACCATGCTCGCCTTCCGTGGCGTGAGACACCGCCTGGCTCCGTCAGTGTCCTGCGCGCGACCCTTCCAACGGAGTTCCTCGAGGAGCGAGGGGCGGGCTTCGTGCGCGAACTCGCCGTCGACATGGCCTCGCGGCTTCCTTTCGCCTCCGGGCACGTGGGGCTCGCGCTCGACGTCGCGTTCTCCTGTCTGGAGCGGCTCGACATCCTGCGCCCGCTGATCTTCCGTCATCCCGGCTTCGATATTCGCGACGCCGGTGTTCGCGACAACCTGGGCGCTCGGGTGGACGGTGTGCACTGGATGAACTTCATCGGTCCGCTCGTGCTTGGTGAACTGGGCGGCACCGCTGGCCTTCGCGCGAAGCTCCAGTCGCCCGCCACCACCGTGCGCGAATTGGAAGGTGAGCGTGTTCTGGTGACCCTGGGTCCAGAGCCCGAAGCGGGAGACCTGGCCCAGGGACAGCCTCTTCCCGCGTACCGCGAACTCGCGCGGGTGCTGGAGCCCTGGCTGGAGCTCTTCCCCTGGGGCTTTCTCCGTCGCCAGGGCCGCGAGCGTGATGAGGAGGAGTTGCGCCGTTGGTGGAGACGCTTCCTCGACTGA
- a CDS encoding c-type cytochrome, with the protein MRRALGGLLLAGVLGGCSVDFQGWAGMKDQPKGLPFRENAFFADGRTMREPPPDTVPRSRRGVSRRFLTGREAPDAGYVEELPLALTRELVEGGQGSYDIYCAACHGVLGDGVSPVARNMGLREPPSLVDLPEYEDGYVYAVISEGYGLMPGYAEKLTPTQRWAVVAYMRALRESQRARLEDVPAEARARLLQEGVP; encoded by the coding sequence ATGAGGCGCGCGCTCGGAGGGCTTCTGCTGGCCGGAGTGCTCGGCGGGTGCTCGGTGGACTTCCAGGGGTGGGCGGGCATGAAGGATCAACCCAAGGGCCTGCCCTTCCGGGAGAATGCCTTCTTCGCGGACGGACGGACGATGCGTGAGCCGCCGCCGGACACGGTGCCGAGGAGCCGGCGGGGCGTCTCCCGGCGATTCCTCACCGGCCGCGAGGCCCCGGACGCGGGCTACGTGGAGGAGCTTCCGCTCGCGCTCACGCGGGAGCTCGTCGAGGGCGGACAGGGCTCCTACGACATTTATTGCGCGGCCTGTCACGGGGTGCTCGGGGACGGGGTGAGCCCGGTGGCGCGCAACATGGGGCTGCGCGAGCCGCCCTCGCTGGTGGACCTGCCCGAGTACGAGGACGGCTACGTGTACGCCGTCATCAGCGAGGGGTACGGGTTGATGCCGGGCTACGCGGAGAAGCTGACGCCCACGCAGCGCTGGGCGGTGGTGGCCTACATGCGGGCGCTGCGCGAGAGCCAGCGGGCGAGGCTCGAGGACGTGCCGGCCGAGGCGCGGGCGCGGCTGCTCCAGGAGGGCGTGCCATGA
- a CDS encoding DUF3341 domain-containing protein — protein MRYWVVGEFGSGAEAKRALSALRERGCPADSLDAFSPYPVEGLDEVLGLKPSPLRAFALLAGLSGAVLAYGVQWWTNAVDWPLNVGNRPPHSWPTFIPITFETTVLFASLTLFFGLMVLFRFPRPHHPLFELESFRSASTGGFWVSVTTREHARTEVLLGHLRELSARTTAVVEEEA, from the coding sequence ATGCGCTACTGGGTGGTGGGGGAGTTCGGCTCGGGAGCGGAGGCGAAGCGGGCCCTCTCGGCGCTGCGTGAGCGCGGCTGCCCGGCGGACTCGCTGGATGCCTTCTCGCCCTACCCGGTGGAGGGATTGGACGAGGTGCTCGGGTTGAAGCCCTCGCCCCTGCGCGCCTTCGCCCTGCTGGCGGGCCTGTCCGGGGCGGTGCTGGCCTATGGGGTGCAGTGGTGGACCAACGCGGTGGACTGGCCCCTCAACGTGGGCAACCGGCCGCCGCACTCCTGGCCAACCTTCATCCCCATCACCTTCGAGACGACGGTGCTCTTCGCCTCGCTGACGCTCTTCTTCGGGCTGATGGTGCTCTTCCGCTTTCCCCGGCCGCATCACCCGCTCTTCGAGCTGGAGTCCTTCCGCAGCGCGTCCACGGGCGGCTTCTGGGTGAGCGTCACCACGCGCGAGCACGCCCGGACGGAGGTGCTGCTCGGCCACCTGCGCGAGCTGTCGGCGCGCACCACGGCGGTGGTGGAGGAGGAGGCATGA
- the nrfD gene encoding NrfD/PsrC family molybdoenzyme membrane anchor subunit, with amino-acid sequence MAEPPATPSREVLAPAPLIEGAQSPERLTESLLRPTLGTAGRGWWVLLGLSGGGTALFLAAITVTLVQGIGAWGNNIPVAWAFGIIDFVWWIGFGHAGTLISAILLLFQQKWRASVNRFAEAMTLFAVVQAGLFPLLHLGRPWVAYWLIPYPSTMRIWPQFKSSLPWDVVAITTYLTVSVLFWFLGLLPDLATARDRATTPRKQFWYGLLSLGWTGSARHWHHWRTAYLLLAGLATPLVLSVHTIVSFDFAIAQVPGWHSTIFPPYFVAGAIFSGLALVLTLLLPTRGPLGLGHVITERHVDILCKLLLATGMMVSYGYLQENFFAWYSGDEKEMAAAAFKRSGTWAGLFWFQMFANVVLPHVFWFPRMRRNLAVVWLVSLAVDAGMWVERFTIIVPSLSRDFLPGSWHTYSPTWVDLSLLGGSMCFFGFLFLLFLKFVPPVSISEVKELHHELTAEKGA; translated from the coding sequence ATGGCTGAGCCACCCGCCACGCCCTCGCGTGAAGTGCTCGCGCCCGCGCCGCTCATCGAGGGGGCGCAGAGCCCCGAACGCCTCACGGAGTCCCTCCTGCGGCCCACCTTGGGCACGGCGGGGCGGGGCTGGTGGGTGCTGCTCGGCCTCTCGGGAGGCGGCACGGCGTTGTTCCTCGCGGCCATCACCGTGACGCTGGTGCAAGGGATTGGGGCGTGGGGCAACAACATCCCGGTGGCGTGGGCCTTCGGCATCATCGACTTCGTGTGGTGGATTGGCTTTGGCCACGCGGGCACGCTCATCTCCGCCATCCTGCTGCTCTTCCAGCAGAAGTGGCGCGCGTCGGTGAACCGCTTCGCCGAGGCGATGACGCTCTTCGCCGTGGTGCAGGCGGGGCTCTTTCCCCTGCTGCACCTGGGGCGGCCCTGGGTGGCCTACTGGCTCATCCCCTACCCGAGCACCATGCGCATCTGGCCCCAGTTCAAGAGTTCGCTGCCGTGGGACGTGGTGGCCATCACCACCTACCTCACCGTGTCGGTGCTCTTCTGGTTCCTGGGCCTCCTGCCGGACCTCGCGACGGCGCGCGATCGGGCGACCACGCCGCGCAAGCAGTTCTGGTACGGGCTGCTGTCACTCGGGTGGACGGGCTCGGCGCGGCACTGGCACCACTGGCGCACGGCGTACCTGCTGCTCGCGGGGCTGGCCACGCCGCTGGTGCTCAGCGTGCACACCATCGTCAGCTTCGACTTCGCCATCGCCCAGGTGCCCGGCTGGCACTCCACCATCTTCCCGCCCTACTTCGTGGCGGGCGCCATCTTCTCCGGGCTCGCGCTGGTGCTCACGCTGCTATTGCCCACGCGCGGTCCGCTGGGGCTCGGCCACGTCATCACCGAGCGGCACGTGGACATCCTGTGCAAGCTGCTCCTGGCCACGGGGATGATGGTGTCCTACGGCTACCTCCAGGAGAACTTCTTCGCCTGGTACAGCGGCGACGAGAAGGAGATGGCCGCCGCCGCCTTCAAGCGCTCGGGGACGTGGGCGGGCCTGTTCTGGTTCCAGATGTTCGCCAACGTGGTGCTGCCCCACGTCTTCTGGTTTCCGAGGATGCGCCGCAACCTCGCGGTGGTGTGGCTCGTGTCGCTGGCCGTCGACGCGGGCATGTGGGTGGAGCGCTTCACCATCATCGTGCCCTCGCTCTCGCGCGACTTCCTGCCGGGCAGTTGGCACACCTACTCGCCCACGTGGGTGGACCTGTCGCTCCTGGGCGGCTCCATGTGTTTCTTCGGCTTTCTCTTCCTGCTCTTCCTCAAGTTCGTCCCGCCCGTGTCCATCAGCGAGGTGAAGGAGCTGCACCACGAGCTGACGGCGGAGAAGGGGGCCTGA
- a CDS encoding Tox-REase-5 domain-containing protein, with protein sequence MDAFQVVQEASGLGEEARHPAGAALYQEQARQLLNRLAKMPVTQKNFAPSRVLCWLLREALTGGERVEYADLKWRAERFWFLVLVRPDGYLVAALTGTPLQRMGQLQLVEGQWRVGRLAVGDFYFSRGGVFYPVTEALRRADGPPLTELGLGRDPLNAALDGAQDALGEMAMALAHSILHPIRTVEDLAQLPTTVAHLIVSSPEYFARYGAMSREDQIREAARLSTHVLMMLGGAEATLGRMSGLGAELPTLSLTARGEWVLGGAIVTGGAATTAGVDLGALSILHMAGRGPGKPSGASGKAGTPSKTASAQGPGKWTYKKPTTKSKDSLDYQEQVTGRPAWWVYKIGEVEFDGIKAKELLEAKGPGYCSFFNADGTPKYWYSQSGKFNEMMKQAEAQSRVAQAWGLPLVWHVADANVAKFLREIFEDEGWNNISVRHTRPEW encoded by the coding sequence GTGGACGCATTCCAGGTGGTGCAGGAGGCCAGCGGCCTTGGAGAAGAGGCCCGGCATCCGGCGGGCGCGGCGCTCTACCAGGAACAGGCGCGCCAGCTTCTGAACCGGTTGGCGAAGATGCCGGTAACGCAGAAGAACTTCGCCCCGAGCCGGGTGCTGTGTTGGCTGCTGCGCGAGGCGCTCACGGGCGGCGAGCGCGTGGAGTACGCCGATTTGAAGTGGCGTGCCGAGCGATTCTGGTTCCTGGTGTTGGTGCGCCCGGACGGCTACCTCGTGGCCGCGCTCACTGGCACGCCCCTGCAGCGCATGGGTCAGCTCCAACTGGTGGAGGGCCAGTGGCGGGTGGGGCGGCTCGCGGTGGGCGACTTCTACTTCTCACGTGGGGGCGTCTTCTACCCGGTCACCGAAGCACTGAGGCGGGCGGACGGTCCGCCCCTGACCGAGTTGGGATTGGGGAGAGATCCACTCAACGCCGCGCTGGATGGGGCCCAGGACGCGCTGGGAGAGATGGCGATGGCGCTCGCCCATTCCATCCTCCACCCCATCCGTACCGTGGAGGATCTCGCGCAACTTCCCACCACGGTGGCCCACCTCATCGTCTCCTCGCCCGAGTACTTCGCACGCTATGGCGCCATGTCCCGGGAAGACCAGATTCGAGAGGCGGCGCGCCTGTCCACGCACGTGCTGATGATGCTCGGAGGTGCGGAGGCCACCCTGGGGCGCATGAGCGGACTGGGGGCCGAACTGCCGACCCTTTCACTCACGGCCAGGGGTGAGTGGGTGCTGGGCGGAGCCATCGTGACAGGAGGCGCCGCGACCACCGCAGGCGTGGACCTCGGGGCCCTCTCCATCCTCCACATGGCGGGCAGAGGCCCGGGGAAGCCCAGCGGCGCGAGCGGCAAGGCGGGGACACCCTCCAAGACGGCTTCGGCGCAGGGACCCGGCAAGTGGACGTACAAAAAGCCCACCACCAAATCCAAGGACTCCCTGGACTACCAGGAGCAGGTGACGGGACGGCCCGCATGGTGGGTGTACAAGATTGGGGAAGTGGAGTTCGACGGCATCAAGGCCAAGGAATTATTGGAGGCCAAGGGACCCGGCTACTGCTCCTTCTTCAACGCGGATGGCACGCCCAAGTACTGGTACAGCCAATCCGGCAAGTTCAACGAGATGATGAAGCAAGCCGAGGCGCAATCGCGGGTTGCCCAAGCCTGGGGGCTACCGCTGGTCTGGCATGTCGCCGATGCCAACGTCGCGAAGTTCCTTCGCGAGATCTTCGAGGATGAAGGATGGAACAACATCTCCGTCCGGCATACTCGGCCCGAGTGGTAG
- a CDS encoding cytochrome c3 family protein gives MAWIFTPRANTVARVAALGLLAMPVLGVGSLWLYARSPLAQNMRQPVPQPVQFDHRHHAGDEAIDCRYCHNTVEVSPSAGYPSVSTCLNCHAQVWNQSPLLEPVRQAFFADRPIPWRRVHDLPDFVYFNHSIHVRKGVGCVTCHGRVDLMPSVTQAHPLSMGWCLECHRDPAPHLRPLSALTSMRWERRPEDPSPEELVRRLDVLPRTDCTTCHR, from the coding sequence ATGGCCTGGATCTTCACGCCTCGCGCGAACACCGTGGCCCGAGTGGCGGCGCTGGGCCTGTTGGCCATGCCGGTGCTCGGTGTCGGCTCGCTGTGGCTCTACGCCCGGAGCCCGCTCGCGCAGAACATGCGCCAGCCCGTGCCGCAGCCGGTCCAGTTCGATCACCGCCACCACGCGGGCGACGAGGCCATCGACTGTCGTTATTGCCACAACACCGTCGAGGTCTCCCCGAGCGCTGGCTATCCCTCGGTGTCTACCTGCCTCAACTGCCACGCGCAGGTCTGGAATCAGAGCCCGCTGCTGGAGCCCGTGCGCCAGGCCTTCTTCGCCGACCGCCCCATTCCCTGGCGGCGGGTGCATGACCTGCCAGACTTCGTCTATTTCAATCACTCCATCCACGTGCGCAAGGGCGTGGGGTGTGTCACCTGCCACGGTCGCGTGGACTTGATGCCCTCCGTCACCCAGGCCCACCCACTCTCCATGGGCTGGTGTCTGGAGTGTCACCGCGACCCCGCCCCCCACCTGCGCCCGCTGTCTGCCCTCACCTCGATGCGCTGGGAGCGCCGCCCGGAAGATCCCTCGCCCGAGGAGCTGGTGCGCCGCCTCGACGTCCTCCCCCGAACGGACTGCACGACATGCCATCGCTGA
- a CDS encoding TAT-variant-translocated molybdopterin oxidoreductase, translated as MPSLIDRYALPVLQDSPRPRAADAERPRAWRSLEELHRSPEWERAASREFPPGAAEPPQGLERRRFLQLAGTVAALAGLAACKRPAEKVMPYTVQPPDVVPGVPNTYATAWAPEGYAAGLVVTSWEGRPTKVEGNPDHPASLGATHPHAQALLVDLYDPSRTRGVTHRGAPSSFKAYQDAQTEHARRLEAAGGEGLWLLLEPSASPTRRELVERIRQRFPKARVETYHALPRDSVYEGARLAFGRPVETLVRHDEARVVLSLDADFLVQGPASLRAAREFARSRTPERGSMGRLYVAESHFSVTGMNADHRLRMRPSEVERFALAVLGELAPRLPGLERFREGIAPWPERAREVRAVAEDLSRAGPLAAVVVGPRQPPRVHALAHLLNASLGSAGRIVTYQEPGVETGPSGLEVSRALTEAALAGRVDTVVVTAFDPVSTAPVGVTLGAALAAVPNAVAWAYRADATAKRCAWVLPAAHVLESWGDARAVDGTVSIIQPLIQPLFQGLTELDVLAPFAGVAERTAYQLVKGHWERERGGPGLASDEAWDQALAVGTVPDTARPVLSLTVDAGAVEASVRAFAGAPSEGLELNLVPGYKVQDGRFFANPWLQEMPEPLTMLAWGNAALVSPATAERLKLSSSGRVRLTLRGRRVEAPVFVLPGHADDTVTLELGWGREGPEPEREVLGVDASLLRHVDAPWFTGGLQVEPGEGKGGCVTVQQHWSMEGREIALQDTLDTFEKKRPEYLKHLKGDVAALYDPFKYTEPYQWAMAVDLNRCIGCGACVVACQAENNVPVVGREQVARGREMHWLRVDRYFEGSPNAPRALPQPMMCQHCETAPCEYVCPVNATVHTDEGLNQMVYNRCVGTRYCSNNCPYKVRRFNYLEYRPRVTEVEKLGLNPDVTVRSRGVMEKCTYCVQRIERARIEARKVQKPIDTQALQSACAQVCPTEAIVFGSLHERESEVARRHRDARHYAVLHELGTRPRTAYLARITNPNPELEHG; from the coding sequence ATGCCATCGCTGATCGACCGCTACGCGCTGCCCGTCCTCCAGGACTCGCCCCGGCCCCGCGCCGCGGATGCCGAGCGTCCGCGCGCCTGGCGCAGCCTGGAAGAGTTGCACCGCTCGCCCGAGTGGGAGCGCGCCGCCTCGCGGGAGTTCCCCCCGGGCGCGGCCGAGCCTCCCCAGGGACTCGAGCGGCGGCGCTTCCTCCAGCTCGCGGGGACGGTGGCGGCGCTCGCGGGGTTGGCGGCGTGCAAGCGGCCGGCGGAGAAGGTGATGCCGTACACCGTGCAGCCCCCGGACGTGGTGCCCGGCGTGCCCAATACCTACGCCACCGCCTGGGCCCCCGAGGGCTACGCCGCGGGCCTCGTGGTGACGAGCTGGGAGGGACGGCCCACCAAGGTGGAGGGCAACCCGGATCACCCGGCGAGCCTCGGTGCCACCCACCCCCATGCCCAGGCGCTGCTCGTGGACCTCTATGACCCCTCGCGCACGCGGGGCGTGACACACCGGGGCGCGCCGAGCTCCTTCAAGGCCTATCAGGACGCGCAGACGGAGCACGCGCGCCGCCTGGAGGCCGCGGGCGGCGAGGGGCTGTGGCTGCTCTTGGAGCCCTCGGCCTCGCCCACGCGGCGCGAGCTGGTGGAGCGCATCCGCCAGCGCTTCCCCAAGGCGCGGGTGGAGACGTACCACGCGCTCCCGAGGGACAGCGTGTACGAGGGGGCGCGGCTGGCCTTCGGCCGTCCGGTGGAGACGCTCGTGCGCCACGACGAGGCGCGGGTGGTGCTGTCGCTGGACGCGGACTTCCTCGTGCAGGGGCCGGCGAGCCTGCGCGCGGCGCGGGAGTTCGCCCGCTCGCGCACCCCCGAGCGCGGGAGCATGGGCCGGCTGTACGTGGCGGAGAGCCACTTCAGCGTGACGGGGATGAACGCGGATCACCGGCTGCGCATGCGGCCCTCGGAGGTGGAGCGCTTCGCCCTGGCGGTGCTGGGGGAGCTGGCTCCGCGGTTGCCGGGGCTCGAGCGCTTCCGGGAAGGCATTGCCCCCTGGCCGGAGCGGGCGCGCGAGGTGCGCGCGGTGGCGGAGGACCTGTCGCGGGCGGGGCCTCTCGCGGCGGTGGTGGTGGGCCCGAGGCAGCCGCCGCGGGTGCACGCGCTGGCGCACCTGCTCAACGCGAGCCTGGGCAGCGCGGGGCGGATCGTCACCTACCAGGAGCCCGGGGTGGAGACGGGCCCGAGCGGGCTGGAGGTGTCGCGCGCGCTCACGGAAGCGGCGCTCGCGGGCCGGGTGGACACGGTGGTGGTGACGGCGTTCGACCCCGTGTCCACCGCGCCGGTGGGGGTGACGTTGGGTGCGGCGCTCGCGGCGGTGCCCAACGCGGTGGCGTGGGCCTACCGCGCGGATGCCACGGCGAAGCGGTGCGCGTGGGTGCTCCCGGCGGCGCACGTGCTGGAGTCCTGGGGTGATGCGCGGGCGGTGGATGGCACGGTGAGCATCATCCAGCCGCTCATCCAGCCGCTCTTCCAGGGGCTCACGGAGCTGGACGTGCTCGCGCCCTTCGCGGGAGTGGCGGAGCGGACGGCGTACCAACTCGTGAAGGGCCACTGGGAACGGGAGCGGGGAGGGCCGGGGCTGGCCTCCGACGAGGCGTGGGATCAGGCGCTGGCGGTGGGCACCGTGCCGGACACCGCGCGGCCCGTGCTCTCGCTGACGGTGGACGCGGGCGCGGTGGAGGCGAGCGTGCGGGCCTTCGCGGGCGCGCCGTCCGAGGGCCTCGAGCTCAACCTGGTGCCGGGCTACAAGGTCCAGGACGGGCGCTTCTTCGCCAACCCCTGGCTGCAGGAGATGCCGGAGCCGCTGACGATGCTGGCGTGGGGCAACGCGGCGCTGGTGAGCCCGGCCACGGCCGAGCGCCTGAAGCTGTCCTCGAGCGGCAGGGTGCGGCTGACGCTACGGGGCCGGCGGGTGGAGGCACCGGTGTTCGTGCTGCCGGGGCACGCGGACGACACGGTGACACTGGAACTGGGCTGGGGTCGCGAGGGCCCGGAACCGGAGCGCGAGGTGCTGGGGGTGGATGCCTCGCTGCTGCGGCACGTGGATGCGCCGTGGTTCACGGGGGGGCTCCAGGTGGAGCCGGGGGAGGGGAAGGGCGGGTGCGTGACGGTGCAGCAGCACTGGTCCATGGAGGGCCGGGAGATCGCGCTCCAGGACACGCTGGACACCTTCGAGAAGAAGCGGCCCGAGTACCTGAAGCACCTCAAGGGGGACGTGGCGGCGCTGTACGACCCGTTCAAGTACACCGAGCCCTACCAGTGGGCGATGGCGGTGGACTTGAACCGTTGCATCGGCTGCGGGGCGTGCGTGGTGGCGTGCCAGGCGGAGAACAACGTGCCGGTGGTGGGGCGCGAGCAGGTGGCGCGGGGGCGGGAGATGCACTGGCTGCGGGTGGACCGCTACTTCGAGGGCTCGCCCAACGCTCCGCGCGCCCTGCCACAGCCGATGATGTGCCAGCACTGCGAGACGGCGCCGTGCGAGTACGTGTGCCCGGTGAACGCCACGGTCCACACGGACGAGGGCCTCAACCAGATGGTCTACAACCGTTGCGTCGGCACGCGGTACTGCTCCAACAACTGTCCATACAAGGTCCGCCGCTTCAACTACCTGGAGTACCGCCCCCGGGTGACGGAGGTGGAGAAGCTGGGGCTCAACCCGGACGTCACGGTGCGCTCGCGCGGCGTCATGGAGAAGTGCACGTACTGCGTGCAACGGATCGAGCGGGCCCGCATCGAGGCGCGCAAGGTCCAGAAGCCCATCGACACCCAGGCGCTCCAGTCCGCGTGCGCGCAGGTGTGTCCCACCGAGGCCATCGTCTTCGGCTCGCTGCACGAGCGGGAGTCCGAGGTAGCAAGGCGCCACCGGGACGCGCGGCACTACGCGGTGCTGCACGAGCTGGGCACCCGCCCGCGCACGGCCTACCTGGCGCGCATCACCAACCCGAACCCGGAGCTGGAGCATGGCTGA
- the coxB gene encoding cytochrome c oxidase subunit II → MNEFFRQVLFLPEQASTFARDVDHLHYVILSTAMFMATLIFGLAGLFLIRYRRRSESQATRKVQTSLFWEVLFVGSPLTVFLAWFFIGYHDFVWMQTPPPEAMDVYVVAKQWMWKFTYPEGPNSIGVLRVPVGRPVRLLLTSRDVIHSFYVPAFRVKQDALPGAYTQTWFEVTRPGRYRVMCAEYCGLKHSEMWGEVVALSPEDYAAWLREQSAGPVALRDATPGAPERDEPLVPARLAMEYSAEAPHGELMTAERGTLAERGERVAAEKGCLRCHTVDGTAHIGPTWWGLYRREERLEGGGTVVADEAYLTESMMKPQVKQVEGYALVMPSFQGQLDAAEVAALIEYIRTLRGARRDDIRPGGPVYEPIDGR, encoded by the coding sequence TTGAACGAGTTCTTCCGTCAGGTGCTCTTCCTGCCGGAGCAGGCGTCCACGTTCGCCCGGGACGTGGACCATCTGCACTACGTCATCCTGAGCACGGCGATGTTCATGGCCACGCTCATCTTCGGCCTGGCGGGGCTCTTCCTCATCCGCTACCGGAGGCGCTCGGAGTCGCAGGCCACGCGCAAGGTGCAGACGTCACTCTTCTGGGAGGTGCTCTTCGTGGGCTCGCCGCTCACGGTGTTCCTCGCGTGGTTCTTCATCGGCTACCACGACTTCGTGTGGATGCAGACGCCGCCGCCCGAGGCGATGGACGTCTACGTGGTGGCCAAGCAGTGGATGTGGAAGTTCACCTATCCCGAGGGCCCCAATTCCATTGGCGTGCTGCGGGTGCCGGTGGGCCGGCCGGTGCGGCTGCTGCTCACCAGCCGGGACGTCATCCATTCCTTCTACGTGCCGGCGTTCCGGGTGAAGCAGGACGCACTGCCCGGGGCCTATACCCAGACGTGGTTCGAGGTGACGCGGCCGGGCCGCTACCGGGTGATGTGCGCGGAGTACTGCGGACTGAAGCACTCGGAGATGTGGGGCGAGGTCGTGGCGCTCTCGCCGGAGGACTACGCGGCGTGGCTGCGCGAGCAGAGCGCGGGCCCGGTGGCGCTGAGGGACGCGACGCCGGGGGCCCCCGAGCGCGACGAGCCCCTCGTCCCGGCGCGGCTGGCGATGGAGTACTCGGCGGAGGCGCCGCATGGGGAGCTGATGACGGCGGAGCGGGGGACGCTGGCCGAGCGGGGCGAGCGGGTGGCGGCCGAGAAGGGGTGTTTGAGGTGCCACACGGTGGATGGCACGGCGCACATCGGGCCCACGTGGTGGGGGCTGTACCGGCGGGAGGAGCGGCTCGAGGGGGGAGGGACGGTGGTGGCGGACGAGGCGTACCTCACCGAGTCGATGATGAAGCCGCAGGTGAAGCAGGTGGAGGGCTACGCGCTGGTGATGCCGTCGTTCCAGGGGCAGTTGGACGCGGCGGAGGTGGCGGCGCTCATCGAGTACATCCGGACGCTGCGCGGGGCGCGGCGGGACGACATCCGGCCGGGAGGGCCCGTGTATGAACCCATCGATGGCAGGTAG